From a single Cyclobacterium marinum DSM 745 genomic region:
- a CDS encoding DUF4625 domain-containing protein encodes MKKYISFTPNLTSFSLNLLIKYGLFAMVLIVSISCDSADETDTEKPVIDLSMTDAFPTSCATIYFDEPFNFKAYFSDNFALGSYSIDIHNNFDHHSHSTEDDDCTLDDKKTATNPYVFINDYEIPENSSSYEANLTMTIPSSDASELFQEGDYHFYISLTDKEGWSTHKGLSIKILHK; translated from the coding sequence ATGAAAAAATATATCTCATTTACCCCTAATTTAACATCCTTTAGTTTGAACCTTTTGATAAAATATGGCTTGTTTGCAATGGTCTTAATTGTCTCAATATCTTGTGATTCGGCAGACGAAACAGACACCGAAAAACCTGTAATAGATCTTTCTATGACTGATGCTTTCCCCACCAGTTGTGCTACCATTTACTTTGATGAACCATTCAATTTTAAAGCCTATTTTTCCGACAATTTTGCTTTAGGCTCCTATAGCATTGACATTCACAATAATTTTGACCATCACTCACACAGTACTGAAGATGATGACTGTACCCTTGATGACAAAAAGACAGCTACAAATCCATATGTGTTTATAAATGATTACGAAATCCCTGAAAACTCGTCTTCTTATGAGGCAAACCTTACCATGACTATCCCTTCGAGTGATGCATCCGAGTTATTTCAAGAAGGAGACTACCATTTTTACATTAGCTTAACAGATAAAGAGGGCTGGTCAACGCACAAAGGCTTAAGTATTAAAATATTACACAAATAG
- a CDS encoding DUF2975 domain-containing protein, giving the protein MNKYSIIFLKAVILLIGIVALAILIWFPLTEGRATNLDLFNIYFDSFILYGYAVSFFFFIALYQAFRLLGYIGQNNVFSSHAVNTLKRIKHCAISISAFIVAAGLFIRISHNIEDDPAGFLAICIVTTFAAIVIATTAAIFQKLLQNAIDMKSENDLTI; this is encoded by the coding sequence ATGAATAAATATTCAATAATATTCCTTAAGGCAGTCATATTGCTTATCGGAATTGTGGCACTTGCCATTTTGATTTGGTTTCCCTTAACCGAAGGAAGAGCCACTAATTTAGATTTGTTTAACATATATTTTGACTCGTTCATTTTGTATGGATATGCTGTATCATTCTTCTTTTTTATTGCACTTTACCAGGCTTTCAGATTACTAGGATACATCGGACAAAATAATGTGTTTTCATCACACGCTGTTAACACTTTAAAGCGTATTAAGCATTGTGCCATTTCAATAAGTGCATTTATTGTTGCAGCAGGTTTATTCATAAGAATATCTCATAATATAGAGGACGACCCAGCGGGCTTTCTTGCCATTTGCATTGTTACTACTTTTGCAGCAATAGTCATTGCTACCACAGCGGCAATATTTCAAAAACTATTGCAAAATGCAATTGATATGAAATCCGAAAATGACTTGACAATTTAA
- a CDS encoding SusC/RagA family TonB-linked outer membrane protein: MKRKLLYLIKMVSKNILYGLVIQCLLMSTLMAHDISAQIRPIDKTYIQMERTEGKLLEIFGDIEARSDYRFVYPEEIVEFKSQITVKDQLQSVSDILVDVGLTARLRFKQVDNTIYVAKLNGSEGQSSDEMAIISGKVTDERGDPIPGATILVEGTNNGTATDIDGQYQIDVAEGAVLVFSFIGYNSQRIEVGNQQTINVVLLEDATSLDEVVVIGYGTQKKVNLTGAVSSIDVGKETETRPITSLSSGLSGLAAGLYVNQGSGRPGNDGATLRVRGQGTLNNANPLIIIDGAVGNMNHLNPQDVESISVLKDAASAAIYGSRAANGVILITTKQGAAGEFKVNYNTFFSSAQPSNVVETVSNYADYMELINEGFKNSDPNANPIFSQEKINEWRENEGGDPLKYPNTQWVDEVFQKNIVQNHNLSFSGGSETVKFFGSFGYLDNPGIIERSGYERYTARINLEAEVKPWLTLGTQLNGVVANTDIGTNQIGSVFQYAGASTPGMILRAPDGRYGGPNNPEDDPQANNVLHNLNSQRGDIKHNKLNSRFYGKLRPIKGLSIEGSFNYTFDDYLEYSQPVFNNRWDFYTNTISRNAVGRTSVRNRNTKYNNYFMDGVVRYEGEVASKLTYNLMAGASQEHYTYSWFQASKYDLIDPALSVLDAATLDAAANGNAAEYAMQSFFGRMNLSWDDKYLFEANIRRDGTSRFAKGSRRWGVFPSFSAGWRISEEDFFNASWLPNLKVRASYGSLGNNAVGNYEYQAVYNAANYVLNNNLFVGFAQTALSNAALTWESTYISNIGLDFDLFDFKFGGSIEAFDKVTKNILIDLPAPLVVGNASIPKQNAAEVQNRGIELNLNYRDQVGEFSYNIGGNFTFVDNRVTRYKGEERTINGSNLIQEGYAINTQYILLTDRLIQTQEDLDMVTQMIADAPIDPSTGNQRNPFAAYGTPTLGDFLYKDTNEDGVINDDDRVTVGHGTAPRVSYGINLGFNWKGFDFSALLQGTSGLHTVWRDIYNTTGVRWGYQINQEIAEGRWYEGRTDATYPRLLNYVDSRNLRASDFWLQNKAYMRLKNVQLGYTIPREITQKFKVETLRVYGSLENYLTFTQYKGFDPEVSGTQYPTLKQALLGLNISF; encoded by the coding sequence ATGAAAAGAAAATTACTTTACCTTATAAAAATGGTATCGAAAAACATTTTGTATGGTCTGGTGATCCAGTGCCTACTCATGTCTACATTAATGGCACATGATATCAGCGCCCAAATTAGACCAATAGACAAAACCTATATCCAGATGGAACGGACGGAAGGCAAGCTTCTAGAAATATTTGGTGACATTGAAGCTAGGTCGGATTACAGGTTTGTTTATCCGGAAGAAATAGTTGAGTTTAAATCTCAAATTACTGTAAAAGATCAACTACAGTCAGTAAGCGATATCTTGGTGGATGTAGGATTAACAGCTCGCTTGCGATTCAAGCAAGTGGACAACACCATATATGTTGCAAAACTCAACGGTAGTGAAGGCCAGTCTTCAGATGAGATGGCAATCATCAGTGGTAAAGTGACCGATGAAAGAGGAGATCCTATTCCGGGAGCAACCATATTGGTGGAAGGGACAAATAATGGAACTGCCACAGATATTGATGGGCAATACCAAATTGATGTAGCTGAGGGAGCAGTCCTGGTTTTTTCCTTTATCGGTTATAATAGCCAAAGGATCGAAGTTGGAAACCAACAGACGATAAATGTGGTATTATTAGAAGACGCCACCTCTCTAGATGAAGTCGTAGTAATAGGCTACGGTACACAGAAAAAAGTAAATTTAACAGGTGCGGTATCTTCAATTGATGTTGGAAAAGAAACAGAGACCCGCCCCATTACCTCTCTTTCTTCCGGTCTTTCAGGTTTAGCCGCCGGTTTGTATGTCAATCAAGGAAGTGGTCGCCCTGGAAATGACGGAGCCACACTAAGGGTCCGGGGACAAGGAACACTAAACAATGCAAACCCACTAATTATTATAGATGGGGCTGTTGGCAACATGAATCACCTTAACCCTCAAGATGTTGAAAGCATTTCCGTTTTAAAGGATGCAGCTTCTGCTGCAATCTATGGGTCAAGAGCGGCAAATGGGGTAATTTTAATCACTACTAAGCAAGGAGCAGCCGGAGAGTTTAAAGTGAATTACAACACCTTCTTCTCTTCTGCCCAGCCATCAAATGTGGTGGAGACAGTTTCCAATTATGCAGACTATATGGAGTTAATAAATGAAGGATTTAAGAATTCTGACCCCAATGCAAATCCAATATTTTCTCAGGAAAAAATAAATGAATGGCGTGAAAATGAAGGTGGTGATCCATTGAAATACCCCAACACTCAATGGGTAGACGAAGTTTTTCAGAAAAACATTGTACAAAATCACAACTTATCGTTTTCCGGCGGAAGTGAAACAGTTAAATTTTTTGGATCATTTGGTTATTTAGACAACCCGGGGATCATTGAGCGCTCCGGATATGAAAGGTATACTGCCAGAATAAATTTAGAAGCAGAGGTCAAACCTTGGCTGACCTTAGGCACTCAACTAAATGGAGTAGTGGCGAATACGGATATTGGTACCAATCAAATTGGTTCGGTTTTTCAATATGCCGGAGCAAGCACTCCAGGCATGATTCTCCGTGCTCCTGATGGCCGCTATGGTGGTCCAAACAATCCAGAAGATGACCCACAAGCCAATAATGTGTTGCATAACCTGAACAGCCAAAGGGGTGACATTAAACACAATAAGCTAAATTCCAGGTTTTATGGAAAACTAAGACCTATCAAAGGTTTGAGTATAGAGGGTTCCTTTAATTACACCTTCGACGATTATTTAGAATATTCTCAACCTGTTTTCAATAATAGATGGGATTTTTATACCAATACCATCTCTCGAAATGCTGTAGGTAGAACTTCTGTAAGAAATAGGAACACAAAATATAATAATTATTTCATGGATGGGGTAGTTCGATATGAGGGTGAAGTAGCGAGCAAGCTTACTTACAACCTTATGGCCGGAGCTAGTCAAGAACATTACACCTATTCATGGTTTCAAGCTAGCAAGTACGATCTAATTGATCCGGCATTGAGTGTATTGGATGCTGCCACCTTAGATGCCGCTGCCAACGGCAATGCTGCTGAATACGCAATGCAATCCTTCTTCGGAAGAATGAACCTATCCTGGGACGATAAATATTTATTTGAAGCCAATATTAGGCGAGATGGAACATCCAGATTCGCTAAAGGAAGCAGGAGATGGGGAGTTTTCCCTTCTTTTTCTGCAGGATGGAGAATTTCTGAGGAAGATTTCTTTAATGCATCTTGGCTTCCTAATCTAAAAGTTAGGGCATCTTATGGTTCACTAGGAAACAATGCAGTGGGCAATTATGAATATCAAGCGGTCTACAATGCAGCCAATTATGTTCTGAATAATAACCTGTTTGTTGGCTTTGCCCAAACTGCATTATCAAATGCAGCCTTGACTTGGGAAAGCACTTATATTTCAAATATTGGTTTAGATTTTGACTTGTTTGATTTCAAATTTGGGGGCTCTATAGAGGCCTTCGATAAGGTAACCAAAAACATCCTGATCGATTTACCAGCGCCTCTAGTAGTAGGGAATGCCAGTATTCCTAAACAAAATGCTGCTGAGGTACAAAATCGAGGTATTGAACTCAACTTGAATTACCGCGACCAAGTCGGAGAATTCTCTTATAATATAGGGGGGAATTTTACTTTCGTGGACAACCGCGTAACCCGGTACAAAGGTGAGGAAAGAACAATCAATGGCAGCAACCTTATTCAGGAAGGCTATGCGATCAACACACAATACATCTTGCTTACTGATCGATTGATTCAAACTCAGGAAGACTTGGATATGGTTACCCAGATGATTGCAGATGCCCCTATTGATCCATCTACGGGGAATCAGAGAAATCCATTTGCAGCCTATGGAACCCCGACTTTGGGTGACTTTTTGTATAAAGACACCAACGAAGATGGTGTAATCAATGACGATGACCGGGTGACTGTGGGGCATGGAACAGCTCCTCGTGTTTCTTATGGTATTAACCTTGGCTTCAATTGGAAGGGATTTGACTTTTCTGCCTTACTTCAAGGCACATCAGGACTTCATACTGTATGGAGAGACATCTATAACACCACCGGTGTAAGGTGGGGCTACCAAATCAATCAGGAAATCGCAGAAGGTAGATGGTATGAAGGAAGAACAGATGCCACCTATCCAAGATTACTCAACTATGTAGATTCCAGAAACCTACGTGCTAGCGATTTCTGGTTGCAAAACAAGGCTTATATGAGGTTGAAAAATGTTCAATTGGGCTATACAATACCTAGAGAAATAACCCAAAAATTTAAAGTTGAAACTTTAAGAGTGTATGGAAGCCTTGAGAATTACCTAACATTTACGCAGTACAAGGGATTTGACCCTGAGGTTAGCGGGACGCAGTACCCTACGCTAAAGCAGGCATTGTTAGGACTTAACATATCATTTTAA
- a CDS encoding FecR family protein codes for MKKELVIKFLRGKCPPTEEQELYQSLENPDERKLFSKLMEEEIENTSPLANDLTDYTGLLVKIHQRVKLPNSNKKPTVKLLTVKSLKIAATLFMILFSGYFLSQPWLKNQDKAKWTADALKIYERTTGIGEKLTLTMPDGTRVIVNSESTIQFSSAYGHEERRITLKGEAYFEVAPDSLKPFFVNAGEGITQALGTAFNVSTKDDRFQVALVEGKVKVAIGQNSTQLNPGQMAVWKHAKNTAEIRVKQFNIEEITAWKEGKLNLKNTALGKILKDLEHRYDVSFEIDPDLDLKQRISGAFENKNLINVLTGLSFSTAFTFEINEKQVILTKRL; via the coding sequence TTGAAGAAGGAATTAGTAATAAAGTTTTTACGGGGAAAGTGTCCACCTACCGAAGAACAGGAACTGTACCAATCGCTGGAAAATCCGGATGAAAGGAAACTGTTCAGTAAGTTGATGGAGGAAGAAATTGAAAATACCTCCCCCCTTGCAAATGACCTTACTGATTACACAGGCTTGTTGGTAAAGATCCACCAAAGAGTAAAACTGCCAAATTCTAATAAAAAGCCTACGGTGAAATTATTAACCGTAAAAAGCTTGAAGATAGCTGCAACTCTTTTTATGATTCTTTTTTCAGGCTACTTTTTATCTCAGCCTTGGTTGAAAAATCAAGATAAAGCAAAATGGACAGCCGATGCATTAAAAATTTATGAACGAACCACAGGTATAGGAGAAAAGCTAACCCTTACAATGCCGGATGGGACGAGAGTAATTGTCAATTCAGAATCTACCATACAATTCAGTTCAGCATACGGTCATGAGGAACGGCGTATAACATTGAAGGGTGAGGCATATTTTGAAGTTGCTCCTGATTCCTTAAAACCTTTTTTTGTGAATGCCGGGGAAGGCATTACTCAGGCACTAGGTACGGCATTTAATGTTTCTACGAAGGATGATCGTTTTCAAGTAGCCCTGGTAGAAGGCAAAGTAAAAGTTGCCATAGGCCAAAATTCTACACAATTAAACCCCGGCCAAATGGCTGTATGGAAGCATGCCAAAAACACTGCTGAAATTAGGGTTAAACAATTTAATATAGAAGAAATCACTGCATGGAAGGAAGGGAAGCTTAACTTAAAAAATACAGCACTTGGAAAAATATTGAAAGACTTGGAGCACCGATATGACGTCTCATTTGAAATCGATCCTGATTTAGATTTAAAACAGCGGATTTCAGGTGCCTTTGAAAACAAAAATCTAATAAATGTGCTCACAGGGTTAAGCTTTTCTACAGCTTTTACCTTTGAGATAAACGAAAAGCAAGTAATTCTAACCAAACGCCTATGA
- a CDS encoding Fur family transcriptional regulator yields MGVAEILSFHDLKRTSCREGILEVMLVSKQALSENVIREQLNGHFDRTTFYRSFKTLEAKRIIHKVVIDNLPVKYALGNTLNPKKMHAHFFCKDCNSVECLNNTPIPTYPLPDGYTYSDTEVIIKGSCAKCNQ; encoded by the coding sequence ATGGGTGTAGCTGAAATTTTAAGCTTTCATGATTTAAAAAGAACAAGCTGTCGAGAAGGAATTCTTGAAGTGATGTTGGTTTCAAAGCAAGCTTTGTCTGAAAATGTAATTAGAGAGCAGCTTAATGGGCATTTCGATCGAACCACCTTTTATAGGTCATTTAAAACGCTTGAAGCCAAGAGGATTATCCACAAAGTGGTAATTGACAATCTACCTGTCAAATATGCCTTAGGAAATACCTTAAATCCCAAGAAAATGCATGCCCATTTCTTTTGTAAGGATTGCAACTCAGTAGAATGCCTTAACAATACACCCATACCCACCTACCCCTTACCTGACGGGTACACCTATTCAGACACTGAGGTCATTATCAAAGGATCTTGCGCCAAATGCAACCAATAA
- a CDS encoding helix-turn-helix domain-containing protein: MPIIVNLDVIMAKRKVSLNELSERVNLTLSNLSILKTGKAKAIRFSTLEAICKALDCQPSDILEYVIDKNVPSNS, translated from the coding sequence ATGCCAATTATTGTAAATTTAGATGTGATAATGGCCAAGCGTAAAGTCTCTCTCAATGAACTTTCTGAAAGGGTTAATTTAACTTTATCTAACCTTTCTATCTTAAAGACAGGTAAGGCGAAAGCTATCCGTTTTAGTACCTTAGAAGCAATTTGTAAAGCATTGGACTGCCAGCCAAGTGATATTTTGGAGTATGTAATTGATAAAAATGTACCTTCCAACAGCTAA
- a CDS encoding TonB-dependent receptor, with amino-acid sequence MKKNLMLMLTLFLIFGYAFSQSNQELKGIVTDKENKPLKGAFVKLNEPNKGTITNDNGEFIISGLQKGTYEINIRFLGYENLTKTVTLPTNNLPRFSLSKTPISLQEVIVTDNHALNRKKEESLGIEIVNEDYLKQNLGGSLMKSLERLPGISTIDIGSGQSKPVIRGLSFNRVVVVENNIKHEAQQWGADHGLEIDQYAVDYVEIIKGPASLMYGSDAIGGVIDMKNNKLPEKNTISGAVDISGKTNNDFIGTSVSLEGRKDWFFASLTATLLDYGDFRVPTDSVDIYNYRAALHDNYMRNTAGNEQNFHLSFGLVKDKIQSRFYLSNVNSKSGFFANAHGLEPRNVDTDVHDRSSRDVQYPFQKVNHLKIINNTTIWQEKSRLELDLGYQQNHREEWSQYVQHGYMPAIFPDTLDFDMDLERKFNKDIYSANAKFFFEPTDKTQLNAGINGEYKENQINGRGFIIPAYRQLNIGGFVFGRHELSPTKQLQAGMRYDYGRIKTFSYFDWYPSPIDDAVDPENNFLQRAATINRSFSNFTWSLGYNYNPGKWNYKVNIGKSFRMPIPKELAANGVNYHRFSYEVGNPDLSPEMAYQLDLGVAFGSKIFAAGVSPFVNYFSNYIYLNPTSAHDRLYGNGNQIFIYTESKVLRYGGEFHSHYELKDWLQLGLIGEYIYSRQLSGEKEGYTLPFSPPASAIINLKYHGKTLGRIEKPYLSVDYKITSAQTNIVPPEVITNGYQVFNLGMGGEVNLYKQKVNLSFQVQNLLNKKYFNHTSYYRLINVPEPGRNFIVNMNIPFHSTKTL; translated from the coding sequence ATGAAGAAAAATTTAATGCTAATGCTAACCTTATTCTTGATATTTGGCTATGCCTTCAGTCAATCTAATCAGGAATTAAAAGGCATTGTTACTGATAAAGAAAATAAACCGTTAAAAGGAGCCTTTGTTAAATTAAATGAGCCAAATAAAGGTACCATTACAAACGATAATGGGGAGTTTATAATTTCAGGTTTACAAAAAGGTACCTATGAAATTAACATTAGATTTCTGGGGTATGAAAATCTTACTAAAACAGTTACCCTTCCGACAAACAATCTTCCTCGGTTCAGTCTAAGTAAAACCCCAATTAGCCTTCAAGAGGTCATCGTCACTGATAACCATGCACTAAATCGTAAAAAAGAGGAATCTTTAGGCATTGAAATTGTAAACGAGGATTACCTGAAGCAAAACCTTGGGGGTAGCCTAATGAAATCCCTTGAAAGACTGCCCGGAATTTCTACCATTGATATTGGTTCAGGCCAATCAAAGCCTGTAATTAGAGGGTTGAGTTTTAACCGCGTAGTGGTGGTTGAAAACAATATCAAACATGAAGCCCAACAATGGGGAGCAGATCATGGACTTGAAATTGACCAGTACGCTGTAGATTATGTTGAAATTATTAAGGGACCTGCTTCTCTAATGTATGGTTCTGATGCCATCGGTGGTGTTATTGACATGAAGAACAATAAGCTTCCGGAGAAAAATACTATCAGTGGCGCAGTAGATATTTCCGGGAAGACAAATAATGATTTTATAGGCACTTCAGTTTCTTTAGAAGGAAGAAAAGATTGGTTTTTTGCTTCCCTCACTGCAACCTTACTCGATTATGGGGACTTTAGAGTGCCTACTGATAGCGTTGATATTTACAATTACCGTGCTGCATTGCACGACAATTATATGAGAAACACGGCCGGGAATGAGCAAAATTTCCACCTTTCTTTCGGCTTAGTGAAAGACAAAATCCAAAGCCGATTTTATTTAAGCAATGTGAACAGTAAAAGTGGATTTTTTGCCAATGCTCATGGATTAGAACCTAGAAATGTAGACACCGATGTTCATGACCGCTCAAGCAGGGATGTTCAATATCCTTTTCAAAAAGTAAACCACCTTAAAATAATCAATAACACAACGATATGGCAAGAAAAGTCAAGATTGGAGTTGGACCTGGGATACCAGCAAAATCATAGAGAAGAATGGAGCCAGTATGTACAACACGGCTATATGCCGGCAATTTTTCCGGATACACTGGACTTTGATATGGATTTGGAACGTAAATTCAATAAAGATATCTATTCTGCAAATGCTAAGTTTTTCTTCGAACCGACAGATAAAACGCAGCTAAACGCAGGAATCAATGGTGAATACAAAGAAAACCAAATAAATGGACGGGGGTTTATCATCCCCGCTTACCGTCAATTAAATATTGGTGGTTTTGTTTTTGGCCGGCATGAACTTTCACCAACCAAGCAATTGCAGGCTGGAATGAGGTATGATTATGGAAGAATAAAGACCTTCTCTTATTTTGATTGGTACCCCTCTCCAATAGATGATGCGGTCGATCCGGAAAACAATTTTCTTCAAAGAGCGGCCACAATCAATCGATCATTCTCTAATTTCACATGGTCTTTGGGCTATAATTACAACCCCGGAAAATGGAATTATAAAGTTAATATAGGCAAGAGTTTCCGGATGCCTATCCCTAAAGAACTTGCAGCCAATGGTGTAAATTATCATCGCTTTAGTTATGAAGTTGGTAACCCTGATTTATCCCCTGAAATGGCTTACCAATTGGACTTAGGTGTCGCATTTGGGTCTAAGATATTTGCAGCCGGTGTATCACCGTTTGTCAATTATTTTTCCAACTATATTTACTTAAACCCAACCTCTGCGCATGACCGCTTGTATGGGAATGGTAATCAAATTTTTATTTATACAGAAAGTAAGGTATTAAGATATGGAGGAGAATTTCATTCCCACTATGAATTAAAGGACTGGCTCCAGCTAGGCCTAATAGGCGAATACATCTATTCCAGACAATTGTCCGGAGAAAAAGAAGGCTATACACTCCCCTTTTCCCCACCTGCATCTGCCATTATAAATCTTAAATACCACGGAAAAACATTGGGCCGAATAGAAAAACCTTACTTATCGGTGGATTATAAAATCACTTCAGCCCAAACCAACATCGTTCCTCCCGAAGTAATCACAAATGGATACCAAGTCTTCAATCTTGGCATGGGAGGAGAAGTTAATCTTTATAAACAAAAGGTCAACCTTTCTTTTCAGGTACAGAACCTCTTGAATAAAAAGTACTTTAACCATACCAGTTATTACCGACTAATAAATGTCCCGGAACCGGGAAGAAACTTTATAGTCAATATGAACATCCCTTTTCATTCAACCAAAACACTATAA